The following are from one region of the Bacillus methanolicus MGA3 genome:
- a CDS encoding AAA family ATPase: MEPNLKVLLVSDDEVIHNQILNAISGSYSVQLIDTGDVVREVNRDVQDIVIFVQPESDIAVESIQYIKSISPSTLVIFIAKGYDFTQLRNITKAGATEFFVYPEEHSLFVSRFPAIFQNYEIQKIKKDEIFLSFTRGRGQILSIFSGNGGSGKSNLASALAQTIKLESTAEVILIDLNLQFGGIETLLSIQSNRSIADLTPVINELNESHIRNVSQKLDTSKLDVLISPCDAEAAEIITEEFVAKLLRTCRRSFDFVVVDLPSYINSQVVTALEESDQIFYVLTPDTPALKVLKQFEELAVRLGIELPSRTSIILNKTGKENEIQEKDLKNVLRFPIAASVRFDYKGLQPFLNKGEPVRKTAKEKRLIPFAKDVKKWALSLLK; the protein is encoded by the coding sequence ATGGAGCCGAATCTTAAAGTTTTATTAGTTAGCGATGATGAGGTCATTCATAATCAAATTTTAAATGCCATATCAGGCAGCTATAGCGTTCAGTTAATTGACACAGGAGATGTTGTTCGCGAAGTAAACAGGGATGTTCAAGATATTGTGATCTTTGTTCAGCCGGAAAGTGATATTGCTGTAGAAAGCATCCAGTATATTAAGTCGATAAGCCCGTCCACATTAGTGATTTTTATCGCTAAAGGCTACGATTTTACACAGTTGAGAAACATTACTAAAGCGGGAGCCACTGAATTCTTTGTCTATCCGGAAGAACATAGTTTGTTTGTGAGCCGCTTTCCTGCCATTTTTCAAAACTATGAAATTCAGAAAATAAAAAAAGATGAGATTTTTTTGTCTTTTACCAGAGGAAGAGGCCAGATTCTCTCTATTTTTAGCGGAAACGGGGGCAGCGGGAAATCAAATCTTGCTTCAGCCTTGGCGCAAACCATCAAGCTCGAGTCGACTGCGGAGGTCATTCTGATTGATTTGAATCTGCAATTTGGAGGTATCGAAACGCTTCTTTCCATTCAATCAAACCGTTCGATTGCAGATTTAACTCCGGTTATTAATGAGTTAAACGAAAGCCATATCCGTAATGTCTCGCAGAAACTTGACACCTCTAAGCTCGATGTGCTCATCAGTCCGTGTGATGCTGAAGCTGCAGAAATAATAACAGAAGAATTTGTCGCCAAACTGCTTAGAACATGCAGACGAAGCTTTGATTTTGTCGTTGTGGATTTGCCGTCCTATATCAACAGCCAGGTTGTCACCGCACTGGAAGAATCAGATCAAATTTTCTATGTCCTTACTCCGGATACGCCTGCTTTGAAAGTATTAAAACAATTTGAAGAACTTGCGGTCAGATTAGGAATTGAACTTCCTTCAAGAACATCGATCATCCTTAATAAAACTGGAAAGGAAAATGAAATCCAAGAAAAAGATTTAAAAAATGTTCTCAGATTTCCAATTGCGGCATCCGTTCGTTTTGATTATAAAGGGCTTCAGCCCTTCCTAAATAAAGGGGAGCCGGTAAGAAAAACGGCAAAAGAGAAAAGACTAATTCCTTTTGCTAAAGATGTGAAAAAATGGGCGCTTTCTTTATTGAAATAG
- a CDS encoding CpaF family protein has product MASLFEKRKEKIVSSAKLQSYQYENHLVDELVEHYKARLLRDTNLEALTKLSQGEMRLRIEQLVSQFMAEEKVIISRHDKEILITRILDESVGYGPLEPLINDPSITEILINGWNEVYVERFGKLELTEVKFRDDDHVRHIVDRIVAPIGRRIDESSPMVDARLPDGSRVNAVIPPISLNGTLVSIRKFRKEPFKMEDLLNFHTLNSAMADFLDGIVKAKMNTLISGGTGSGKTTILNVLAASIPYGERVITIEDSAELRLDRPNVVGLEARPANVEGRGEITIRQLVKNALRMRPDRIIVGEVRSGEAFDMLQAMNTGHEGSITTVHANSPDDALRRVEAMVVMAGMELPSHIIREYIVGALDIIIQAARLTDGTRKIISISEVIKSSNGSHEIKEIFHFKRIGMKSDGTIEGYFTPTGYIPECLDRLKVFGISIPEAAFTPVYEEVNQ; this is encoded by the coding sequence ATGGCATCTTTATTCGAAAAGCGCAAAGAGAAAATTGTAAGTTCAGCTAAGCTGCAATCCTATCAATATGAGAACCATCTTGTCGATGAGCTGGTAGAACACTATAAGGCAAGATTGTTAAGGGATACAAACCTTGAGGCGCTCACTAAGCTTTCCCAGGGAGAGATGAGGTTAAGGATTGAACAGCTTGTAAGCCAATTTATGGCGGAAGAAAAAGTTATTATCTCCCGTCATGATAAAGAAATTTTGATTACTCGCATTCTTGATGAATCGGTGGGATATGGCCCCCTGGAGCCTTTAATCAATGACCCGTCTATTACAGAGATTTTGATTAACGGCTGGAACGAAGTGTATGTAGAGCGGTTTGGAAAACTTGAACTAACGGAAGTGAAATTTCGTGACGATGACCATGTTCGCCATATCGTCGACCGGATTGTCGCTCCGATTGGAAGAAGGATTGATGAAAGTTCACCAATGGTTGATGCCCGCTTGCCTGATGGCAGCCGGGTAAACGCGGTCATTCCGCCGATTAGTTTAAACGGTACATTAGTTTCGATCCGGAAATTCCGAAAAGAACCGTTTAAGATGGAGGATCTATTAAACTTTCATACTCTTAACTCTGCAATGGCCGATTTTCTTGACGGCATTGTTAAGGCGAAGATGAATACGTTAATATCCGGCGGTACGGGAAGCGGGAAAACAACAATTTTAAATGTTCTTGCTGCATCCATTCCATACGGAGAACGGGTCATCACGATTGAGGACTCTGCAGAGCTGCGGCTGGACCGTCCAAACGTTGTCGGTTTGGAAGCGAGACCCGCAAACGTGGAGGGAAGAGGGGAAATTACCATCCGGCAGCTTGTGAAAAACGCACTCCGGATGAGACCGGACAGGATCATTGTTGGAGAAGTGCGAAGCGGAGAAGCATTTGATATGCTTCAGGCCATGAACACAGGTCATGAAGGATCGATTACAACGGTTCATGCCAATTCACCTGATGATGCCCTCCGTCGTGTGGAAGCGATGGTTGTCATGGCCGGCATGGAGCTTCCAAGCCATATCATTCGGGAATATATCGTTGGGGCACTTGATATTATCATTCAGGCTGCAAGGCTTACTGATGGAACTCGGAAAATAATATCTATTTCTGAAGTAATAAAAAGTTCGAACGGTTCCCATGAGATAAAAGAAATATTTCATTTTAAAAGAATAGGAATGAAATCGGATGGAACGATTGAAGGATATTTTACACCGACAGGTTACATTCCAGAATGTCTT